In the Rhododendron vialii isolate Sample 1 chromosome 2a, ASM3025357v1 genome, TCCATCCAGTACTGGTATGGTTTAAAATAAAACCCATTATGTATCAGTATCGTATAGGCCGTTACGTAACAAATTTTTGCACTTCTGATACCGTTATTTACTTTTGCAATGGCAGTTGTGGTCCAATATATGACCATATTACCAATACGGTTACGTTTTCTAATACTGCGATTTAAAACCCTAGTGATTCAGTGGTAATGCCGATACTGTCCAATCTACTTTGAAGATCCACATTTCAACCCAAATGTGTTACTACTTCACTGTTTTCTTTCCTTGACTTGTAGAATGGATCATCTACCTCTAGGCCAATGCCATCTTCCATTCAAAATCTAGCAAATCTTCCATCTTCCTTTCAGGGCGAGACCAAAAAAAGGCGCACAACTTCAATTTTGCCCCCACTCTTATTTCGATGAGCTTAGTTCTGTACTTTTCTGATAAAGAGTATCTTACATATCTCTTTGATGCTCAAATAAACGTCACAATATGAATGTTGAAAAGTTATTATTGGCTAGATGGCATACCTAAATTCTATTGACTGGATGATCCAATCGGCTAAATTCCTTTGTCAAATGACTTGATGCTTTTGATATGTCCCAATGTTGTCTTACTGAGCTCTTGCGTTCTTAGTTTCTATCCAAGTCAGAAACAGAGATTGCTATTGTTGTAAAGTGCAAGGAAAGATGCTATGATAACTATTCCAATAAATATTACTGTTACATAGCTGGTAATGAAGATGTATTGTTCTAAATAAAATAATCTAATTAACTCTTTACACATCAAAGAAATTGAACTCCCCTTCCCTTGGAAAAACTACCGACACCTACGACATAATCAAACACCAATTTGACTTATTCACAGAGCTTTTGAATTCCCCAATTTGAGATAGCTGAGAAATGGCTTCTCTGGAACAGGAATCCATTTGACAGTCCATCCAATAGGCCAAGAAACTGAAGCAAACCCAACACAAACTCCCCACTGCCACCAATTCAACCTCTCCGTATCCGcaaatttcttcaagaactccaccatcaccacctgAAGCACAATCGTCACCCCAACAATCACCAAAAACAACCTACTCTTGTGGATTCCTTCAAACACATTCTTCTTCTCGAGTTTCCTCGCGTTGAATTCGTTGAACACTTGACACAGCACGAAGACATTGAAGATCATAGTGTCGTTGACTTTCGAAGTCACATTGAAGATCGTTTCGCCTTTGAACTGTAACGTAAGCAGGACTGCGATTTGATAAGCTGCCTGAGAGAGTAAGTTCCTCCACATAGTGTTGGTTATGAGAGGCTTTGTTCGACCCACTGGTGGTTTCTCCATTAGCTCCTTTGTGGGTTTTTCAGTGGCTAAAGCCAATGCTCCCAATGTGTCCATAATCAAGTTAACCCATAACAATTGAACCGCGGAAAGTGGGACCGCTCCGGCTGAAACCGCGGCGACAAAGTTGATGACAAGGGCAGCAACATTCACAGTAAGCTGAAACTGAATGAACTTCTGAATGTTGGTATAAACACATCTCCCCCACCTTAAAACAGTGGCCACGGACCCAAAATTGTCGTCTAAAATGACAATGTCAGAGCTCTCTTTCGCCACTTCGGTCCCCTGTATCCCCATCGAAAGGCCTATATCGGCTTCTTTCAGTGCCGGTGCATCGTTGGTTCCATCCCCAGTGACCGCCACCACTTGCCCTTTTTGTCTCAAGCATTGCACCATTAGGAGTTTGTCGAATGGAGAAGATCTCGCCATCACGCAGATTTTGTCGACCTTCTCCATTCGTTCCTCCGGTGTGTAGTTCCTGAATTCCACCCCTTCTACCACTGCTCCACTTTCCATGTCCTGGTTAGGCTTGAGTATCCCACATTCGGTTGCTATCGCTCTAGCCGTGAAAATATTGTCACCCGTGATCATTTTCACATTCACTCCCGCATATTGACACTCTTCCACAGCTTTTTTCACACCCGGGCGACACGGATCCTTCAAACCAACTAGCCCCAAAAGGGTTAAACAATTTTCCTCTATATGGATTTTTCcctcttcattttcttgttctGGAACTTGCTTGTTGGCAAATGCGATGCACCGTAGGCTACTAGCAGCCATACCTTGGATTATTTGATCAAATTTCTTCCTTTCAAAATCATCCAACACCTTGATGTTTCCAGAGACGTCGTAGTAATTCGAGCACATTGCCAGTAACATCTCTGCTGCCCCTTTCCAGTGCACATTCGTCGTGTTTTCACCCTTCTTCCTCATCAAAACACCACTTCTTTTCTTCGTCGAGTTGAATGCTTCAACATGTACAATCTCACAACTCTGCTTGAGTCCCTCCATATCCAAGTTCAGTTCCAAAACAGCCCAAGAAAGAATCGCCTTTTCCGTAGGGCTACCAGAGAACTCAAATTCGGACCCTGAAATGGACTTGTAAACCGAACCAGTCGTGTTCAGACCAACAccttggtgaagtaattcaACAACACTGGTTGCAAGAGAAGAGGAaccattttcatttacaaagtCCTGGCCAAGCCAGAATTTTGTCACCTTCATCTGGTTAAGTGTGAGGGTTCCGGTTTTGTCCGTGCAAATAGTGGTAGCCGAACCCATTGTTTCGCAAGCAGAGAGCTTGCGAACCATGGCGTTGTCACTCATCATCCGCTTCATCGAATAAGCCAGAGTGAGAGTCACAGCCAGAGGCAACCCTTCTGGAATCGCGACGACCACTATAGTCACTGCAGCCGCTATGATTGCTACGACAGAGTTGATTATGTCGTCGGCTTTGGTCTTGCTGCCTGTGTACTCTTTGTTCCCATTTTCATCTTGTGTGTTTCCGGTGAAGTACCGGATGAGTAAGACGACAAGGACCAGGAAAGCGACGAGTAAACCGACTTTCCCGATGGATGAGGTGAGTGTGTTGAGCCTGGATTGTAGCGGGGTTTCTTCGTTGGAGTCGTTGCTGATTGTGCTCATCATTTCTCCCCATGTTGTGTTCATTCCGACTGAGGTGACTAACATCCGACCAAACCCATCAGCTACCTGTTGGAAATTTAGAGACTTATTAAGTTGTTGAATTGTACACAAAGTATCTTAGACTAATCATGCAGAATCCGAGCACTTTCTTTCCTACTTAgccaaccactctctctcctctttctcggccTCTAAATCCTAGCCGTCAAAAACACGATAACCAAAAATTTCTTGTGTATCATGATAACCATCTTTTCTCACACAAGGCCagtacacatacacacacttcCCACTACAAACCAGTGTCTTATTGGGATAGATATAACAGATATTGCATGATCTATGAACAGGAAACTTGCAATACTTTGAGGCAAATATAGTGAAATTAGAGATATGCAAATAGTTGTGAGGCCGATTAGAGTCACGATAAATCACTATAAGAAACTTATACTCACTCTCTCTTCGGGGAGGTTATGACAATCGAAACAAACACCGAGATAATACCTATCCGTCCTGTAATTTTAGTCCACTAATTCATTCTGGATGAACCATAGCACATAtccaagtcaattttttttggataaatttgtgtttttgtcCTTTCTCTTTAAGTAGAGCAACAGCTCTTCACTGTAGTTGGAAGTTCGGAACACAGTAATGTTGTTTAGTAAAAGATGATGTAAAGTAAAGACGTGTAATCAAGGGTGGAGCCAAGATTTTTAGTCAGTGGAGTCAAAAACTATACTCATATCCGACTTATTTTCCTCAGTAATCGAAAAAAACAACTTAAATCAAGAGGTTAAACAAAAAGAGTAGATATGTAATGATCTTTATGCTTTTGCTTTATAATCTACGAGGTAAGACTTTGCATATATTGGAAACAATGCATCATAATCTCATCTGTAATGCTGTCAACTTGTGACGAGAAGAGAACGCTTGAGAATTTACACCGTATCTGGTGTTTGAATCTTGTTGAGtggtttaaaattttttgtcgggttaaaatagcaaaaaattTTGTGGGGCAGTTTTAAGCTTTTAAAATTGTTAACGAAGTGGACTTGACTAAAATAAGATGGAAGACTTCAATCTTAATCAATATCGAGTACCTTGGTGCCAGAGAACAAGAATGGATTCTGTGTAAGATCAACTTTGACGTGGTCGCTTTCCCCTGTCATGCTGGATTCATCTACTATCAACGAGTGTCCGTCGATGAACAACCCATCAGCCGGAACTTGATCACCAATCTTCAAGCAAACCACATCTCCCACGACGATCTCAAAAATGGAAACTTGTTGCCGCCTTCCGTTTCTCACGACGTCAACTTGGATGTTGTTGCTAACTTTGGATAACTTGACGAACTGTCTGTTCTGCCTGAAATTGCTCAGTGCTGAGACTGCTATGACTAGAAAGACGGCAACAAATATGCTTCCTCCATCGTACCTATTAGGATTTAGAGTAGATGTTTATGTATTAGCACAAAAATGTAAACTTtctttaagaaaaataagtgaaagATAGCGTGTGGTGGGATTGATGAGAGAGACGCAAAAAATTGATgttggtacattttttttgGGCCTCGAGATGGGTGTACTTATTTACTTTTATAGAAGATTATGATAATGTGTATGGcctgtgaaaaatggtaaatggTGATAACCAACTTGAAGTTAATTGCTATATAGCCTTAGTGGTGTTATgaatatggccttagtggcgttgTGAGTAATATAGCCTTAGTGGCGCGAATGAAATTGCCTTAGTGGCATGACaagtattgccttagtggcggaAAGTATATTGCTTTAGTGGCGTGATTatgaatattgccttagtgcCGTTACGAGTTGGTGACGTTATAGCCATGGTCGAGGGCCTAATATTTACCGGTATTGATAAAAGAAACGGAAGGTTATttgcaaatataaaaaaaaaattccaaaagtattttttctgAGTCTCGAGGTGGGTGTACTTATCTAGCGAATGGAGTCATTGGAGTGCCAAAGTGTTTGAGTAGTATAGACGTTCACAATGTaagcccaaaaaacaaaaactgaaattaTTAGCAAGAGTAATTCCTTTATCTAATGAAATAAACCAGAAAACCAAGAATCTTAAACATCAAGCAATACGTACCATCCATCTTTCAGGCCATGTTCCTTGATGCCAAATCCAAGTGAAAGTGCAGCACATACCAAAAGTATCAAAATGGTGGGATCTCTCAAGGCCTCCCACACGAAATACAACAAACTTTTCGCGGGCGGCCTTCGGTAAGTATTCGATCCAAACGCTTCGCTTCGTCGCGAAACATCCTCGGCGTCCCCGCTAATCCCATTCTCCAAATTTGTTTCGAGACCGCAAGCCAGTCCCTCGACCCGGTCATACTTCTCAAGTTGATCTAGGTTTTTCTGCTTCACGATTCCTGCGAGGACCGACTGATCGATCTTTGGAAAGCAGGGGTGCGGTTCGAAAACATCGATAACTACTCTGGTTGAT is a window encoding:
- the LOC131316778 gene encoding putative calcium-transporting ATPase 13, plasma membrane-type, with the protein product MFSLLQASLDNLERSMLVLPTTILAKPNQKRWHMAFAAIYCSRAFSTTPLKKPTKKSPVSSTRVVIDVFEPHPCFPKIDQSVLAGIVKQKNLDQLEKYDRVEGLACGLETNLENGISGDAEDVSRRSEAFGSNTYRRPPAKSLLYFVWEALRDPTILILLVCAALSLGFGIKEHGLKDGWYDGGSIFVAVFLVIAVSALSNFRQNRQFVKLSKVSNNIQVDVVRNGRRQQVSIFEIVVGDVVCLKIGDQVPADGLFIDGHSLIVDESSMTGESDHVKVDLTQNPFLFSGTKVADGFGRMLVTSVGMNTTWGEMMSTISNDSNEETPLQSRLNTLTSSIGKVGLLVAFLVLVVLLIRYFTGNTQDENGNKEYTGSKTKADDIINSVVAIIAAAVTIVVVAIPEGLPLAVTLTLAYSMKRMMSDNAMVRKLSACETMGSATTICTDKTGTLTLNQMKVTKFWLGQDFVNENGSSSLATSVVELLHQGVGLNTTGSVYKSISGSEFEFSGSPTEKAILSWAVLELNLDMEGLKQSCEIVHVEAFNSTKKRSGVLMRKKGENTTNVHWKGAAEMLLAMCSNYYDVSGNIKVLDDFERKKFDQIIQGMAASSLRCIAFANKQVPEQENEEGKIHIEENCLTLLGLVGLKDPCRPGVKKAVEECQYAGVNVKMITGDNIFTARAIATECGILKPNQDMESGAVVEGVEFRNYTPEERMEKVDKICVMARSSPFDKLLMVQCLRQKGQVVAVTGDGTNDAPALKEADIGLSMGIQGTEVAKESSDIVILDDNFGSVATVLRWGRCVYTNIQKFIQFQLTVNVAALVINFVAAVSAGAVPLSAVQLLWVNLIMDTLGALALATEKPTKELMEKPPVGRTKPLITNTMWRNLLSQAAYQIAVLLTLQFKGETIFNVTSKVNDTMIFNVFVLCQVFNEFNARKLEKKNVFEGIHKSRLFLVIVGVTIVLQVVMVEFLKKFADTERLNWWQWGVCVGFASVSWPIGWTVKWIPVPEKPFLSYLKLGNSKAL